The Rubidibacter lacunae KORDI 51-2 DNA segment ACTGCAGCGCTGGCGAAACAACCACCCTGCGGGGTCTGCGCCATCCGCTTTTGGTCTGGCAACAGCGCCACGAGCAAGGGCATCCTGTCGTTCCGACCGACGTACAAGTGCGATCGCCGATCCGCGTCGTAGCAATTACCGGACCGAATACGGGCGGAAAAACCGTGACGCTGAAAACCATTGGGCTTGCCGCATTGATGGCTAAAGTCGGATTATTCGTCCCTGCCCGCGAACCCGTCGAGTTGCCGTGGTTCGATCGCATTTTGGCTGACATCGGCGACGAGCAATCCATCGAGCAAAGTTTGTCCACGTTCTCCGGGCACGTGCGCCGCATCGCCCGCATCCTGGACGAGTTGCACGAGCGCGACCCCGATCGACCGGCATTAGTGCTGCTCGACGAAGTGGGTGCGGGGACCGATCCGGCTGAAGGCAGCGCACTGGCGATCGCGTTGCTGCAATACCTCGCAGCTCGCGTACAACTAACGATCGCCACGACGCACTACGGCGAACTCAAGGCGCTGAAGTATCAAGACGAACGCTTCGAGAATGCCTCGGTGGAGTTCGACGAGGCAACGCTCTCGCCCACCTACCGTTTACTGTGGGGAATTCCCGGACGCTCCAATGCGCTGACCATCGCTCAGCGACTCGGGCTCGACGCCGCGATCGTCGAGCGCGCGCGCAACCAGCTCGGCGGGTTGTCCCAAGACGTGAACAAAACAATCGCTGGATTGGAAGCTCAACGCCGGCAACAAGAAGACAAAGCTCGCGAAGCCGGAGACTTATTGCGCCAAGCCGAGCGATTTTATCGAGAAGTTAGCGATCGCGCTGCTGCCCTGCAAGCTCGCGAGGACGACCTCAAGCGCCGTCAAGAACAAACCGTCGGGGAAGCGATCGCCGAAGCCAAAGGTGAAATTGCCCGCGTCATTCGCCAACTTCAACAAGGTCCGCAAACCGCTCAAAACGCTCAAAAGGCTTCCGAAGCCGTTGCTGGCGTCAGCGAGCGCTACCGACCGGAGCGGACCAAACCCGTCCGCAAACCGAGCTACAAACCCCAAATTGGCGAGCGCGTGCGCGTCCCGCGCCTGAACCAAACTGCCGAAGTGCTCTCCCAACCCGACGCCGATGGCGAATTGACCGTGCGCTTCGGGTTAATGAAAATGACCGTGCCGCTCTCGGACATAGAATCCCTTGACGGGAAGAAAGCTGAAATGCCCGCGAAAGCAACGAAGTTTGCCGCTCCAGTCGAAAGCCCGACGGCGGCAAAACCCCTGCCCACCGTTCGCACCGAGCGCAACACTCTGGACGTCCGAGGCAGCCGCGTTGCCGATGCCGAACTCGCGATCGACCGCGCCCTCGCCGACCAAGTGACGCGATCGGGCGCGCTCTGGATAATCCATGGCAAAGGAACGGGTCGCTTGCGCCAAGGCATCCAAGCATATTTGCAGCACCACGGACTTGTGAAGTCGTACGAACTGGCAGCGCAGCAAGACGGCGGTGCAGGGGTTACGGTTGCATACTTGCAATAAATCCAACGCTTGAGCAAGTTGCAGGTGTTGAAAGCTAGCACTTGGGAGCAAAATTGTATGAAATTTTGCGCGACTGCTGCCTGTTTTACGCCTAGCAACTAAACGTTTCAAACCCTTGCCAGCGTTTCGGGTTGCAGCGAGATCGCAATCCGCTTTGCCCCCGCATCGATCGCGTTTTCGGTCAACTCGCGCTCTGCCGCCGCTTGCGAAGCGTTGACTTCCCCAGCAGCAATGCAATCGAACTCATCGCGCAGAAGCGGTCGGTAGGGAGGAGGAGATGTCGTCAAGGTGGTGAAGGTAAAGGGTGATGCTCTGTTGCGACGGGTGGCGCGCTCAACGGACCGGCGTCTATGTTTATCGTTCGCGATCGCGTCAAAATCACGCATGCAAGGGGTTGTACGGTGCTTAACAAGATGCTTCACGTATTGTTAAACTTCTTGTCAGTCGCGCTAGGAGCGCTTAAGGCGGGTGATAGCATCGCGATTACACGCAATTGCGAACACCCGACTTTCGAGAAACCGATATGAGCGAAGAGCTGACGGGACAACTCCCTAAATTCGGCGGCAGCACGGGCGGCTTGCTTACGGCTGCAGAAACGGAAGAAAAGTACGTTATCACCTGGACCAGCAGTAAAGAGCAGGTCTTCGAGATGCCTACGGGCGGCGCGGCGATTATGAACCAGGGCGAGAACATTTGTTACTTCGCCCGCAAAGAGCAGTGCCTTGCACTCGGGACCCAGCTGCGCACCAAGTTCAAGCCGAAGATCGAAAGCTACAAAATCTGGCGCGTCTATGCCAACGGCGAAACTGAATATCTGCATCCCAAAGATGGCGTTTTCCCCGAAACCGTCAACGAAGGACGACCCTTCGCAGGCAAGAACGACCGCCGCATCGGTGCTAACCCCGAGCCGGCAGCGCTGAAGTTCTCGGGCAAGGCTTCCTACGAAGTCTAGACCCTTGCACGGCAGCACGTCATTCGGTTCGTGCCACCAAAAACGTTCGAAGATTCCCAACGATTTCCGTACGATGGGGAGAGCGAATGGCCGCAGTTACGCGGTTGTCGCCTCCCCATCGTCATATCGACCGATGCCGATTGCCTGTGCGCGATCGCGTTTTGGTTGCCTTACCGCACGTCCGAACTATGAGCGCCGTCTTTCCTGACTTCGACCGCTTCTGCGACCTCGCCCGCGACGGCAATTTCGTTCCGGTGTACCGCGAGCTTGTCGCCGACCTGGAAACACCAGTTTCGGCGTGGTATAAAGTCTGCGCCGGTCAGCCTTACAGCTTTTTACTCGAATCGGTTGAAGGCGGCGAACAGGTCGGGCGCTACAGTTTCCTCGGTTGCGATCCGGCCTGGGTGTTGCAAACCGATGGCGATCGGACCACGCGTACCTACCGCAACGGCAGCCAAGAAACCTTCACGGGCAACCCCTTCGACATCCTCGCTGGCTGCCTGGAGACGATTGCGCCGGTCCATTTACCGGAGCTACCGTCGGGGATTGGCGGGCTGTTTGGTTTTTGGGGTTACGAGCTGATCCGCTGGATCGAACCGCGCGTGCCGGTCTATTCAGCGCAGCCAGAGGACTTGCCCGACGGCATCTGGATGCAGGCGGACAACTTACTGGTGTTCGACCAAGTCAAGCGCAAAATCTGGGCGATCGCTTACGCGGATCTGCGCGATACGGATTTACAAACGGCTTACAACCGCGCGGCCGCGCGCGCTAGTTTGCTGGCTCGGAAACTCCAGTCGCCGCTGCCCGAAGACGCGATCGCCTTGAGTTGGTCCGAGACGGATGCGCGCGATGGAGAGACCCTCGTCTATGACAGCAATACGCCGCGATCGCAGTTCTGCGCCAATGTTGAAACGGCCAAAGCTTATATCCGCGCGGGGGACATCTTCCAAGTTGTGTTGTCGCAACGTCTGTCAGCACACTACGCGGGCAAGCCCTTCGAGCTGTATCGCGCCTTACGCGTCATCAACCCGTCGCCTTACATGGGCTTCTATCAATTTGGCGACTGGCAGCTCGTCGGCTCGTCGCCAGAAGTGATGGTGAAAGCCGAGCACGATGCAGCGGGCAATCGCGTTGCTACCCTACGCCCGATCGCTGGTACCCGGCCGCGCGGCCGCACTCCGGCCGAAGATGCCGACTTCGCTACGGAATTGTTGTCGGATC contains these protein-coding regions:
- the trpE gene encoding anthranilate synthase component I → MSAVFPDFDRFCDLARDGNFVPVYRELVADLETPVSAWYKVCAGQPYSFLLESVEGGEQVGRYSFLGCDPAWVLQTDGDRTTRTYRNGSQETFTGNPFDILAGCLETIAPVHLPELPSGIGGLFGFWGYELIRWIEPRVPVYSAQPEDLPDGIWMQADNLLVFDQVKRKIWAIAYADLRDTDLQTAYNRAAARASLLARKLQSPLPEDAIALSWSETDARDGETLVYDSNTPRSQFCANVETAKAYIRAGDIFQVVLSQRLSAHYAGKPFELYRALRVINPSPYMGFYQFGDWQLVGSSPEVMVKAEHDAAGNRVATLRPIAGTRPRGRTPAEDADFATELLSDPKEVAEHVMLVDLGRNDLGRVCKLGSVRVNERMTIERYSHVMHIVSNVIGDLDPNHTTWDLLQATFPAGTVSGAPKIRAMEIIHELEPERRGPYSGAYGYYDFTGQLNSAIAIRTAIVRPEGRAHRVYVQAGAGLVADSVPEREYEETLNKARGLLEAMRRLQRG
- a CDS encoding ATP-binding protein gives rise to the protein MTTSPPPYRPLLRDEFDCIAAGEVNASQAAAERELTENAIDAGAKRIAISLQPETLARV
- the psaD gene encoding photosystem I reaction center subunit II PsaD, which gives rise to MSEELTGQLPKFGGSTGGLLTAAETEEKYVITWTSSKEQVFEMPTGGAAIMNQGENICYFARKEQCLALGTQLRTKFKPKIESYKIWRVYANGETEYLHPKDGVFPETVNEGRPFAGKNDRRIGANPEPAALKFSGKASYEV
- a CDS encoding endonuclease MutS2, producing MIQAETLNLLEWPRLCQQLATFAATKLGAIAAHRLQPPDSLAVSSTLLAQTREVVGLEIGLVGAWTFDGIEDIGDALERSDRGGMLSGKELLAIATTLAGVRRLRRAIDEREEEVPTLAALVASARTYPELEQDIHHCIDEQGNVTDRASSKLADLRHQIKQTRDRIYQTLQRLLQRYGNAVQQPTITQREGRFVIPVKAPQKDAIPGIVHDASSSGATLYVEPQAIVDSGNRLRQLQRRELVEVEAVLRALSEKVAAVREDLEALLAIATALDLATARARYSLWLEANEPHFIDCSAGETTTLRGLRHPLLVWQQRHEQGHPVVPTDVQVRSPIRVVAITGPNTGGKTVTLKTIGLAALMAKVGLFVPAREPVELPWFDRILADIGDEQSIEQSLSTFSGHVRRIARILDELHERDPDRPALVLLDEVGAGTDPAEGSALAIALLQYLAARVQLTIATTHYGELKALKYQDERFENASVEFDEATLSPTYRLLWGIPGRSNALTIAQRLGLDAAIVERARNQLGGLSQDVNKTIAGLEAQRRQQEDKAREAGDLLRQAERFYREVSDRAAALQAREDDLKRRQEQTVGEAIAEAKGEIARVIRQLQQGPQTAQNAQKASEAVAGVSERYRPERTKPVRKPSYKPQIGERVRVPRLNQTAEVLSQPDADGELTVRFGLMKMTVPLSDIESLDGKKAEMPAKATKFAAPVESPTAAKPLPTVRTERNTLDVRGSRVADAELAIDRALADQVTRSGALWIIHGKGTGRLRQGIQAYLQHHGLVKSYELAAQQDGGAGVTVAYLQ